A window from Leptospira meyeri encodes these proteins:
- a CDS encoding Crp/Fnr family transcriptional regulator — MLEAMFGKFGKVFQPNEVLFCEYEPGNDFYLIKEGKVKITKTIGTSIKTLDVLEAGDILGEMAILEEQPRSATAIAVTEVKALNFNRANFEMLMTKNPALAMKLLHIFSFRIYDQKRRLMILLMDDIIGKVCDVFVMLYEKQYNNDVYNEIILSATVDDIANWCAQPVGEVQKVLMQYVKTGKLDLYPDKIVIHNISDFQRIVNQKRKPT, encoded by the coding sequence ATGTTAGAAGCCATGTTTGGTAAATTTGGAAAGGTATTCCAACCCAATGAAGTATTGTTTTGCGAGTATGAACCGGGAAACGACTTTTACCTCATCAAAGAAGGGAAAGTCAAAATCACAAAAACCATTGGAACCAGTATCAAAACCTTGGATGTTTTGGAAGCTGGGGATATCTTGGGAGAGATGGCAATTTTAGAAGAACAACCTCGTTCTGCCACTGCCATTGCTGTAACAGAAGTGAAAGCCCTCAACTTCAACCGTGCCAATTTCGAAATGTTAATGACTAAAAACCCGGCACTGGCGATGAAACTCCTTCACATTTTTTCCTTTCGGATTTATGATCAAAAACGACGCCTCATGATCCTACTTATGGATGATATCATTGGCAAGGTCTGTGACGTATTTGTGATGTTATACGAAAAACAGTATAACAATGATGTATACAATGAAATTATCCTTTCTGCCACTGTGGATGACATTGCCAATTGGTGTGCCCAACCTGTTGGGGAAGTCCAAAAAGTGCTCATGCAATATGTAAAAACAGGCAAACTAGATCTCTATCCGGATAAAATTGTTATTCACAATATCTCCGATTTCCAAAGGATAGTGAATCAGAAACGTAAACCTACGTAA
- the prmC gene encoding peptide chain release factor N(5)-glutamine methyltransferase — protein MAEEPGTLLYYLKRSTEFLEKKEIPNPRVDAEWILSDLLNLPRIKLYSQFEMPLGQKEIDLYRERIVERSKRKPVAYITGKKGFHKFEYFVTDDVLIPRPETEELVDYLWKRKEELSFVEPNEIQIWDLCSGSGCIGLSLTQLLPSSVVTLSDLSEKAIDVSRRNAEKYNLTEKTNFYVSDLDSSLPKELQFDLIVSNPPYIPESEKPEIMPDVLDYEPHMALFVSDFHLFHKQLLDSIFGRLKPGGKLMLETHPLYSKDLEKMAKTIGFVDTKIILDSSNKERFLFAKKTLE, from the coding sequence ATGGCGGAAGAACCCGGAACTCTACTTTATTATTTAAAACGGTCTACAGAATTTCTAGAGAAAAAGGAAATTCCAAACCCTCGTGTAGATGCAGAATGGATTCTTTCTGATCTCTTAAATCTCCCTCGCATCAAACTCTATTCTCAATTTGAGATGCCTCTCGGGCAAAAGGAAATCGACCTGTATCGGGAACGAATTGTAGAGAGAAGCAAAAGAAAACCTGTCGCATACATCACGGGGAAAAAAGGATTTCATAAATTTGAGTATTTTGTAACGGATGATGTCCTGATCCCAAGACCGGAAACAGAAGAACTTGTGGACTACCTTTGGAAAAGAAAAGAAGAACTATCTTTCGTCGAACCAAATGAAATTCAAATTTGGGATCTTTGTTCAGGGAGTGGGTGTATTGGCCTTAGCCTAACACAGCTTTTACCATCGAGTGTTGTGACCCTCTCTGACTTATCTGAAAAAGCAATCGATGTGAGCCGCCGGAATGCAGAAAAATACAACCTAACAGAAAAAACTAATTTTTATGTTTCTGATTTAGACTCATCTCTTCCTAAAGAATTACAATTTGATTTGATTGTTTCAAACCCTCCATATATCCCAGAATCAGAAAAACCGGAAATTATGCCCGATGTACTCGACTATGAACCTCATATGGCCTTATTCGTTTCAGACTTCCATTTATTTCACAAACAATTGTTAGATTCTATTTTTGGACGATTGAAACCAGGTGGAAAGTTGATGTTAGAAACCCATCCACTGTATAGCAAGGATTTAGAAAAAATGGCAAAAACAATTGGTTTTGTAGATACAAAAATCATACTAGACAGTTCGAATAAAGAGCGGTTTCTTTTTGCTAAAAAAACTTTAGAATGA
- a CDS encoding MarR family winged helix-turn-helix transcriptional regulator, translated as MSETLLLMRRFLSDEFIKKRIGMRFEEWMSLLPLVDSENLNQKELSKRLVRDKTTISRLVDGWVKKSWVKRVVLDTDKRQYHLRFTKKGKEIWRKGIPIVRSADQVFRKDLLEKEEKELYLLLFKIQSSVQFANPENK; from the coding sequence ATGAGCGAAACTTTGCTTTTGATGAGGAGGTTTCTATCGGATGAATTTATCAAAAAAAGAATTGGGATGCGCTTTGAAGAATGGATGTCACTCCTTCCTTTGGTCGATTCAGAAAACCTAAATCAAAAAGAATTGAGCAAACGTCTTGTCAGAGACAAAACCACAATATCTAGGCTTGTCGATGGTTGGGTCAAAAAATCGTGGGTAAAACGAGTTGTTTTGGATACGGATAAACGTCAGTATCATTTACGTTTCACCAAAAAAGGGAAAGAAATTTGGAGGAAAGGGATTCCGATTGTTCGTTCTGCCGATCAGGTATTTCGTAAGGATCTCTTAGAGAAAGAGGAAAAGGAATTGTATTTACTTCTTTTTAAAATCCAATCGTCAGTTCAATTCGCAAACCCAGAAAACAAATAG